A part of Carettochelys insculpta isolate YL-2023 chromosome 1, ASM3395843v1, whole genome shotgun sequence genomic DNA contains:
- the OTC gene encoding ornithine transcarbamylase, mitochondrial yields MFFNLRNLLNAATLRKYSKQLVRHFRSGQPTQTNVNLKNRDLLTLQNYTAEEIKYLLWTASDLKQRIKYKGEYLPLLKGKSLAMIFEKRSTRTRLSTETGFALLGGHPCFLTTQDIHLGVNESLTDTARVLSSMTNAVLARVYKQSDLDLLAKEASIPIVNGLSDSYHPIQILADYLTLQEHYGYLKGLTISWIGDGNNVLNSILMSAAKFGMHLHVATPKGFEPDPSVVKVAEEYSKEYGTKLSFTTDPLEAASGANVLVTDTWISMGQEEEKAKRMKAFQGYQITMQTGKPAASDWTFLHCLPRKPEEVDDEVFYSPRSLVFQEAENRKWTIMAVMVSLLTDYSPQLQKPTF; encoded by the exons ATGTTCTTTAATTTGCGGAACCTGCTCAATGCAGCAACTTTGAGAAAGTACAGCAAGCAACTGGTGCGACATTTTCG GTCTGGACAACCAACTCAAACTAATGTTAATCTGAAAAATCGTGACCTTCTAACTCTGCAAAATTACACAGCggaagaaataaaatatttgttatgGACGGCATCAGATTTGAAACAAAGAATAAAGTACAAAGGAGAG TATTTAcctttgttgaaaggaaaatcTTTAGCCatgatttttgaaaaaagaagtACCCGAACAAGATTATCCACAGAAACAG gatttgccctccttgggggacaTCCTTGTTTCCTTACAACCCAGGACATACATTTGGGTGTTAACGAGAGTCTCACCGATACAGCACG GGTGCTGTCTAGCATGACGAACGCAGTGTTGGCCCGAGTTTATAAACAATCAGATCTGGACCTGTTGGCGAAAGAAGCCTCAATCCCAATAGTCAATGGCTTGTCTGATTCATACCATCCAATCCAGATTTTAGCTGATTACCTGACTCTCCAG GAGCACTATGGCTATCTGAAGGGGCTCACAATAAGCTGGATTGGTGATGGAAACAATGTGCTGAACTCCATCCTGATGAGTGCTGCTAAATTTGGAATGCATTTGCATGTTGCTACTCCAAAG GGCTTTGAACCTGACCCCAGCGTAGTGAAAGTGGCTGAAGAGTACTCCAAAGAG TATGGCACCAAATTGTCTTTCACAACTGATCCCTTGGAAGCTGCAAGTGGTGCCAATGTCCTAGTTACGGACACGTGGATAAGCATGGGACAAGAGGAGGAGAAGGCAAAGCGGATGAAGGCTTTCCAAGGCTATCAGATCACAATGCAG ACTGGAAAACCTGCAGCTTCTGATTGGACCTTTTTACACTGTTTACCAAGAAAGCCAGAAGAAGTTGATGATGAAGTATTTTATTCTCCACGGTCACTGGTTTTCCAGGAGGCTGAAAACAGAAAATGGACAATTATG